A region of Streptomyces deccanensis DNA encodes the following proteins:
- a CDS encoding S1 family peptidase codes for MRRSFARLLAVAATTAVIPLVAPPPATAEVVIGGHPVEISQAPWTVALSSRDRFGGTRAGQFCGGVVVAPTTVLTAAHCLSEGVLGGPPERVPDLRVIAGRAELQSAEGAEVPVSGAWVNPEYDPYTNAGDFAVVTLAAPLPESHVIALAGAGDAAYAPGTPAAVYGWGDTTGAGDYAQGLRAASVEVLADTVCERAYPGSAEGRYQAGSMVCAGEQNGGRDACQGDSGGPLVARGKLIGLVSWGSGCGLAGNPGVYTRGSYVARVLAESR; via the coding sequence ATGCGTCGATCGTTCGCCCGACTGCTGGCCGTCGCGGCCACCACGGCCGTCATACCGCTGGTGGCACCGCCACCGGCGACGGCCGAGGTCGTCATCGGGGGTCATCCGGTCGAGATCTCCCAGGCGCCCTGGACGGTGGCGCTGTCCAGCCGTGACCGGTTCGGAGGTACGCGGGCCGGGCAGTTCTGCGGCGGTGTCGTGGTCGCCCCCACGACGGTGCTGACGGCCGCCCACTGCCTCAGCGAGGGCGTGCTGGGCGGTCCGCCGGAACGGGTCCCCGATCTGCGGGTCATCGCCGGTCGCGCCGAGCTGCAGTCGGCCGAGGGCGCGGAGGTCCCGGTGAGCGGGGCCTGGGTCAACCCCGAGTACGACCCCTATACGAACGCGGGGGACTTCGCGGTGGTCACCCTCGCCGCACCGCTGCCCGAGAGCCACGTCATCGCACTGGCGGGCGCCGGCGACGCGGCGTACGCGCCGGGCACGCCGGCCGCGGTCTACGGCTGGGGGGACACCACGGGTGCCGGGGACTACGCACAGGGCCTGCGGGCCGCCTCGGTGGAGGTGCTGGCCGACACCGTCTGCGAGCGGGCCTACCCGGGCAGCGCGGAAGGCCGGTACCAGGCCGGCTCGATGGTCTGCGCCGGGGAGCAGAACGGCGGCCGGGACGCCTGCCAGGGGGACAGCGGAGGACCGCTGGTCGCCCGGGGGAAGCTGATCGGCCTCGTGTCGTGGGGCAGCGGCTGTGGGCTCGCCGGGAATCCCGGCGTCTACACCAGGGGCTCGTACGTGGCCCGGGTGCTGGCGGAGAGCCGCTGA
- a CDS encoding response regulator → MIEVLIVDDDVRVARVNAAYVEKVAGFHVAGVAHNAAEALHLLETSPHVDLVLLDHYLPDETGLVVVQEMRRRGHETDVIMVTAARDVSTVQAAMRQGALQYLVKPFAFAGLRAKLEAYAELRRTLDGGGEAEQAEVDRIFGALSAGGEPDLPKGHSPTTTELVRRALMTAEGALSAQEIAERTGLSRQTAQRYLKLLERTGRARLTLKYGDAGRPEHRYEWATRS, encoded by the coding sequence ATGATCGAGGTCCTGATCGTGGACGACGACGTCAGAGTCGCCCGCGTCAACGCCGCCTACGTGGAGAAGGTCGCCGGTTTCCACGTCGCCGGTGTGGCCCACAACGCGGCGGAGGCGTTGCACCTGTTGGAGACGTCTCCCCACGTGGACCTGGTCCTCCTGGACCACTACCTGCCGGACGAGACGGGCCTCGTGGTCGTCCAGGAGATGCGCCGACGGGGTCATGAGACCGACGTCATCATGGTGACGGCCGCACGCGACGTCTCGACCGTCCAGGCGGCGATGCGCCAGGGGGCACTCCAGTACCTGGTGAAACCGTTCGCGTTCGCCGGGCTGCGGGCGAAGCTGGAGGCGTACGCGGAGCTGCGGCGCACCCTGGACGGCGGCGGTGAGGCCGAACAGGCCGAGGTCGACCGGATCTTCGGCGCGCTCTCGGCGGGCGGAGAACCGGACCTGCCCAAGGGGCACTCCCCCACCACCACCGAACTCGTGCGTCGTGCCCTGATGACCGCCGAGGGCGCGCTGTCCGCCCAGGAGATCGCCGAGCGGACGGGCCTGAGCCGTCAGACCGCCCAGCGTTATCTGAAGCTCCTGGAGCGCACGGGACGGGCCCGGCTGACCCTCAAGTACGGCGACGCGGGGCGCCCGGAGCACCGCTACGAGTGGGCGACGCGCTCCTGA
- a CDS encoding DUF7455 domain-containing protein, whose protein sequence is MTTVLTPATPLTAADRCDRCGAQAYLRVVLLSGGELLFCAHHGRKFEPELKKIAAEIQDETERLTAAPATAEEDER, encoded by the coding sequence GTGACTACTGTTCTGACCCCCGCGACCCCGCTGACGGCCGCTGACCGATGCGACCGCTGCGGCGCCCAGGCCTATCTGCGCGTCGTCCTGCTGAGCGGTGGAGAGCTGCTGTTCTGCGCCCACCACGGCCGCAAGTTCGAGCCCGAGCTCAAGAAGATCGCCGCGGAGATACAGGACGAGACGGAGCGGCTCACGGCCGCTCCCGCGACCGCAGAAGAGGACGAGCGCTGA
- a CDS encoding ATP-binding protein — protein MSPTPPARRLRLGMPRRVFSQVLLMQVAIAAGVAVLATGLFLAPLSDQLDDQAMRRALAIAQTTAAQPQIAEDLVSTKPSVNGPVQVEAERIRKASGAEYVVVMDREGVRWSHPDPAEIGGLVSTDPRRALAGDEVMEIDSGTLGRSARGKVPLRDTGGQIVGAVSVGIEYDSVRARLIHAIPGLLAYAGGAMAVGALAAYLISRRVHRQTRDLAFSDIAGLLAEREAMLHGIREGVVALDRAGRVRLLNDEARRLLGIGDEALGRSLDDALGPGRTTDVLAGRVTGTDLLTVRGHRVLVANRMPTDDGGAVATLRDRTELEQLGRELDSTRGLTDALRAQDHEHANRMHTLLGLLELELYDEAVEFVGEVVGDHRATAEQVTEKIHDPLLAAVLVGKATVAAERGVALSLAGGTLLPDRLIDPRGLVTVVGNLVDNALDAVAGTPHARVEVELRAEGRTAILRVRDTGPGVPSDKRELIFTDGWSTKTRPAHRERGIGLSLVRRLAERQGGSARVDEAEGGGAEFTVVLPDALAEPGPQRETEAAVTAADKESR, from the coding sequence ATGAGCCCCACTCCCCCCGCACGCCGCCTGCGTCTCGGTATGCCGCGGCGGGTGTTCTCGCAGGTCCTGCTGATGCAGGTGGCGATCGCCGCCGGTGTCGCCGTCCTCGCGACCGGGCTGTTCCTCGCACCGCTCAGCGACCAGCTGGACGACCAGGCGATGCGCCGGGCCCTCGCCATAGCGCAGACCACGGCGGCCCAGCCGCAGATCGCGGAGGACCTGGTCTCGACGAAGCCGTCCGTGAACGGTCCCGTGCAGGTCGAGGCGGAGCGGATCCGGAAGGCCAGCGGGGCCGAGTACGTGGTCGTGATGGACCGCGAGGGGGTGCGCTGGTCGCACCCCGACCCGGCGGAGATCGGCGGGCTCGTCTCCACCGACCCGCGTCGCGCCCTGGCCGGCGACGAGGTCATGGAGATCGACTCGGGGACCCTCGGACGCTCGGCCCGGGGCAAGGTGCCGCTGCGCGACACCGGCGGGCAGATCGTCGGCGCCGTCTCGGTGGGGATCGAGTACGACAGCGTGCGCGCCCGGCTGATCCACGCGATCCCCGGGCTGCTGGCCTATGCCGGCGGGGCCATGGCGGTCGGGGCGCTCGCCGCGTACCTGATCTCCCGACGGGTCCATCGCCAGACCCGTGACCTGGCCTTCTCCGACATCGCGGGGCTGCTGGCGGAGCGCGAGGCGATGCTGCACGGCATCCGCGAGGGCGTGGTCGCCCTGGACCGCGCCGGGCGCGTGCGCCTCCTCAACGACGAGGCACGGCGCCTGCTCGGGATCGGTGACGAGGCGCTCGGCAGGTCGCTCGACGACGCGCTCGGCCCCGGCCGTACGACCGATGTGCTGGCCGGCCGCGTCACGGGCACCGACCTGCTGACCGTGCGCGGCCACCGCGTGCTGGTCGCCAACCGCATGCCCACGGACGACGGGGGCGCCGTGGCCACCCTCCGCGACCGCACCGAGTTGGAGCAGCTGGGCCGTGAGCTCGACTCCACGCGCGGTCTGACGGACGCCCTGCGCGCCCAGGACCACGAGCACGCCAACCGGATGCACACACTCCTCGGCCTGCTCGAACTGGAGCTGTACGACGAGGCCGTGGAGTTCGTCGGCGAGGTGGTCGGCGACCACCGGGCGACCGCCGAGCAGGTCACCGAGAAGATCCACGATCCCCTGCTCGCCGCGGTGCTGGTCGGCAAGGCGACCGTCGCGGCCGAGCGCGGAGTGGCCCTGTCGCTCGCGGGCGGCACACTGCTGCCGGACCGGCTGATCGACCCCCGGGGCCTGGTCACCGTCGTCGGCAACCTCGTCGACAACGCCCTGGACGCCGTCGCGGGCACCCCGCACGCGCGCGTGGAGGTCGAGCTGCGCGCCGAGGGCCGTACGGCGATCCTCCGGGTACGGGACACGGGCCCCGGAGTGCCGTCCGACAAGCGGGAGTTGATCTTCACGGACGGCTGGTCCACCAAGACGCGCCCGGCCCACCGCGAACGCGGCATCGGGCTCTCCCTGGTGCGCCGGCTCGCCGAGCGGCAGGGAGGCAGCGCCCGGGTCGACGAGGCGGAGGGCGGTGGCGCGGAGTTCACCGTCGTCCTGCCCGACGCACTCGCCGAACCGGGCCCGCAGCGGGAAACCGAAGCCGCCGTCACCGCCGCCGACAAGGAGTCGCGATGA
- a CDS encoding cation acetate symporter: MTADHQTLALVLFSAFVAVTLGITTWVSRNRHGSAEEFYAGGRLFSPMENGFAIAGDYMSAASFLGISGLIALFGYDGLLYSVGFLVAWLVVLFLVAELVRNCGRFTLADVVAARMNERPVRIAAGTSSVTVSVLYLVAQMVGAGTLVALLLGGESEAAQTWTVIGVGALMVVYVSLGGMRATTWIQIVKAVLLMGGAIVLTVLVLVRFHGDFDQLLRTAAARSGHGDAFLAPGLRYGGDWIARFDFISLGLALVLGTAGLPHILSRFYTVPTARAARRSVVWSIGLIGGFYLMTIVLGFGAAAIVGPEAVRSSNAAGNTAVPLLALDLGGGADSTGGTVLFAIVAAIAFATILAVVAGITLASSASVAHDLYASLRRRRSKPYSEVAVARTAAVGIGVVAIALGLLAKDLNVAFLVGLAFAVAASANLPVLLYSLFWRGFTTRGAVWSVYGGLIPSVVLVLLSPVVSGSADSLFPGVDFQYFPLQNPGLVSIPLGFLAGWLGTVTSAEPPDEAKHAETEVRSLTGAGAV, from the coding sequence GTGACCGCCGACCATCAGACGCTGGCGCTGGTGCTGTTCAGCGCGTTCGTGGCGGTCACGCTGGGCATCACGACGTGGGTGAGCCGCAACCGCCATGGTTCCGCTGAGGAGTTCTACGCCGGCGGGCGGTTGTTCTCGCCGATGGAGAATGGTTTTGCCATCGCGGGCGACTACATGTCCGCCGCCTCCTTCCTCGGCATCTCCGGGCTCATCGCGCTCTTCGGGTACGACGGACTGCTCTACTCCGTGGGCTTCCTGGTCGCCTGGCTCGTGGTGCTGTTCCTGGTGGCCGAACTGGTGCGCAACTGCGGGCGGTTCACGCTCGCCGACGTCGTCGCGGCGCGGATGAACGAACGGCCTGTGCGGATCGCGGCGGGAACTTCCTCGGTGACCGTGTCCGTTCTGTATCTGGTGGCGCAGATGGTGGGAGCGGGCACCCTCGTCGCGCTGCTGCTGGGAGGAGAGAGCGAGGCTGCGCAGACCTGGACGGTCATCGGGGTCGGCGCGCTCATGGTCGTCTATGTGTCGCTGGGAGGGATGCGGGCCACCACCTGGATCCAGATCGTGAAAGCGGTCCTGTTGATGGGCGGGGCGATCGTCCTGACCGTGCTCGTCCTGGTCCGGTTCCACGGCGACTTCGACCAGTTGCTGCGGACGGCGGCCGCGCGCAGTGGACACGGCGACGCGTTCCTCGCGCCCGGGCTGCGGTACGGCGGGGACTGGATCGCGCGGTTCGACTTCATCAGCCTCGGGCTCGCCCTGGTGCTGGGCACGGCCGGGCTGCCGCACATCCTGTCGCGCTTCTACACCGTGCCCACCGCGCGGGCCGCACGCCGCTCGGTCGTCTGGTCGATCGGTCTCATCGGCGGCTTCTACCTGATGACGATCGTGCTGGGCTTCGGCGCCGCCGCCATCGTCGGCCCGGAGGCCGTGCGGAGTTCCAACGCGGCCGGGAACACCGCGGTGCCGCTGCTGGCCCTGGACCTGGGCGGCGGCGCCGACTCCACGGGCGGAACGGTTCTGTTCGCGATCGTCGCGGCCATCGCCTTCGCCACGATCCTCGCGGTCGTCGCCGGGATCACCCTCGCGTCGTCGGCGTCCGTCGCCCATGACCTCTACGCGTCGCTGCGGCGCAGGCGTTCGAAGCCGTACAGCGAGGTCGCGGTGGCGCGCACGGCCGCCGTCGGTATCGGCGTGGTCGCGATCGCGCTCGGGCTGCTGGCCAAGGACCTCAACGTGGCCTTCCTGGTCGGCCTCGCCTTCGCGGTCGCCGCCTCCGCCAACCTGCCCGTCCTGCTGTACTCGCTGTTCTGGCGGGGGTTCACCACCCGAGGGGCGGTGTGGTCCGTGTACGGCGGACTGATCCCCTCCGTGGTCCTCGTGCTGCTGTCGCCGGTGGTCTCGGGGAGCGCCGACTCGCTGTTCCCCGGCGTGGACTTCCAGTACTTCCCGTTGCAGAACCCCGGCCTCGTCTCCATCCCGTTGGGCTTCCTCGCCGGCTGGCTCGGCACGGTCACCTCGGCCGAGCCGCCGGACGAGGCGAAGCACGCGGAGACCGAGGTGCGGTCGCTGACCGGAGCGGGAGCGGTGTGA
- a CDS encoding DNA gyrase/topoisomerase IV subunit B: protein MTADTSVPSTALLTGADRDGSNYTARHLLVLEGLEAVRKRPGMYIGSTDSRGLMHCLWEIIDNSVDEALGGYCDHIEVILHDDASVEVRDNGRGIPVDVEPKTGLSGVEVVMTKLHAGGKFGGGSYAASGGLHGVGASVVNALSARLDVEVDRSGSTHAISFRRGVPGAFSGNGPDAKFETGGLRKGKRIPKTRTGTRVRYWADRQIFLKDAKLSLENLHQRARQTAFLVPGLTIVVRDEFGLGEGGSKGEESFRFDGGISEFCEYLASDKPVCDVLRFSGQGTFRETVPVLDEHGQMTPTQVTRELGVDVAMRWGTGYDTTLKSFVNIIATPKGGTHVAGFEQAVATTMNEVLRAKKMLRVAEDDIVKDDALEGLTAVVTVRLAEPQFEGQTKEVLGTSAARRIVAQVIAKELKAFLTSTKRDAAAQARVVMEKAVAAARTRIAARQHKDAQRRKTALESSSLPAKLADCRSDDVERSELFIVEGDSALGTAKLARNSEFQALLPIRGKILNVQKSSVTDMLKNAECGAIIQVIGAGSGRTFDIDAARYGKIIMMTDADVDGSHIRCLLLTLFQRYMRPMVEAGRVFAAVPPLHRIELVQPKKGQDKYVYTYSDRELRDKLLEFQSKGVRYKDSIQRYKGLGEMDADQLAETTMDPRHRTLRRINLSDLEAAEQVFDLLMGNDVAPRKEFISSSAATLDRSRIDA from the coding sequence GTGACCGCCGATACGTCCGTGCCGTCCACAGCGCTGCTGACCGGAGCAGACCGGGACGGTTCCAACTACACCGCGCGGCACCTGCTCGTCCTCGAGGGCCTCGAGGCCGTGCGGAAGCGCCCGGGTATGTACATCGGCTCGACCGACAGTCGAGGCCTGATGCACTGCCTGTGGGAGATCATCGACAACTCCGTGGACGAGGCCCTCGGGGGGTACTGCGACCACATCGAGGTGATCCTCCATGACGACGCCTCCGTGGAGGTGCGGGACAACGGCCGCGGCATCCCGGTCGACGTCGAGCCCAAGACCGGCCTGTCGGGTGTCGAGGTCGTCATGACCAAGCTGCACGCCGGCGGCAAGTTCGGCGGCGGTTCGTACGCGGCCTCCGGTGGTCTGCACGGCGTGGGCGCCTCCGTGGTGAACGCGCTCTCGGCCCGCCTGGACGTCGAGGTCGACCGCAGCGGCAGCACGCACGCCATCAGCTTCCGGCGCGGCGTGCCCGGCGCCTTCTCGGGCAACGGCCCGGACGCCAAGTTCGAGACCGGCGGTCTGCGGAAGGGCAAGCGGATCCCCAAGACGCGCACCGGCACGCGCGTGCGCTACTGGGCCGACCGCCAGATCTTCCTCAAGGACGCCAAGCTCTCCCTGGAGAACCTGCACCAGCGGGCCCGCCAGACCGCGTTCCTCGTGCCCGGTCTGACGATCGTCGTCCGGGACGAGTTCGGCCTCGGTGAGGGCGGCAGCAAGGGCGAGGAGTCGTTCCGCTTCGACGGCGGCATCAGCGAGTTCTGCGAGTACCTGGCCTCCGACAAGCCGGTCTGCGACGTCCTCCGCTTCTCCGGGCAGGGCACCTTCAGGGAGACCGTGCCCGTCCTGGACGAGCACGGTCAGATGACGCCCACGCAGGTCACCCGCGAGCTCGGCGTCGATGTCGCCATGCGCTGGGGCACCGGCTACGACACCACGCTCAAGTCGTTCGTGAACATCATCGCCACCCCCAAGGGCGGCACCCACGTCGCGGGCTTCGAGCAGGCCGTGGCCACCACGATGAACGAGGTGCTGCGCGCGAAGAAGATGCTGCGGGTGGCCGAGGACGACATCGTCAAGGACGACGCCCTAGAGGGCCTCACCGCCGTCGTCACCGTGCGGCTCGCCGAGCCGCAGTTCGAGGGCCAGACCAAGGAGGTCCTCGGCACCTCGGCGGCCCGGCGCATCGTGGCCCAGGTGATCGCCAAGGAGCTCAAGGCGTTCCTGACCTCCACCAAGCGGGATGCCGCGGCCCAGGCGCGGGTCGTCATGGAGAAGGCCGTCGCCGCCGCTCGTACGCGTATCGCCGCACGTCAGCACAAGGACGCGCAGCGTCGTAAGACGGCGCTGGAGTCGTCGTCGCTGCCGGCCAAGCTCGCCGACTGCCGCAGCGACGACGTGGAGCGCAGTGAGCTGTTCATCGTCGAGGGTGACTCGGCGCTCGGTACGGCGAAGCTCGCCCGGAACTCCGAGTTCCAGGCGCTGCTGCCGATCCGGGGCAAGATCCTCAACGTCCAGAAGTCGTCCGTGACCGACATGCTCAAGAACGCCGAGTGCGGCGCGATCATCCAGGTCATAGGGGCGGGCTCGGGGCGTACCTTCGACATCGACGCGGCCCGCTACGGCAAGATCATCATGATGACCGACGCCGATGTCGACGGGTCGCACATCCGGTGTCTGCTGTTGACGCTCTTCCAGCGGTACATGCGCCCGATGGTCGAGGCGGGACGCGTCTTCGCGGCGGTGCCCCCGCTGCACCGGATCGAGCTGGTCCAGCCCAAGAAGGGGCAGGACAAGTACGTCTATACCTACTCGGACCGGGAGCTGCGCGACAAGCTGCTGGAGTTCCAGAGCAAGGGCGTCCGGTACAAGGACTCCATCCAGCGCTACAAGGGCCTCGGCGAGATGGACGCGGACCAGCTGGCGGAGACGACCATGGACCCGCGCCACCGCACGCTGCGGCGGATCAACCTGTCGGACCTGGAGGCGGCGGAGCAGGTCTTCGACCTGCTGATGGGGAACGACGTCGCACCGCGCAAGGAGTTCATCTCCAGCTCCGCGGCCACGCTGGACCGGTCGCGCATCGACGCGTAG
- a CDS encoding sucrase ferredoxin, translated as MSTCTSASRHLDEPLAGTAATARTWLLLEQPGPWGVKALTSSHLDPALGRALEAATEGTGVRVALIRRPGRHADCRAVRERQVYVAHTAPGNVWLHGATTSDPERLLDLDLAALGRGEHHTIGTVLGGRPHTGDPLALVCTNGKRDRCCALLGRPLAAELAASGVEGTWEVTHLGGHRFSPTLLVLPFGYVYGRAEAHHVKEVLQGVREGRVVTEGCRGSSAWERPGQAAELAVRTESGEDIAGALTVVRTDGTAPRWDVVVAHTDGRRWTVTVAQGTAEPPRQESCGSLLGSPTRMDVLAVRELTPATVV; from the coding sequence GTGAGTACGTGCACATCCGCGTCCCGACACCTCGACGAGCCTCTCGCGGGGACCGCCGCCACGGCGAGGACATGGCTGCTGCTGGAACAGCCGGGCCCCTGGGGCGTCAAGGCGCTCACCTCGAGCCACCTCGACCCCGCGCTCGGCCGCGCCCTCGAAGCCGCGACGGAGGGCACCGGCGTACGCGTGGCGCTCATCCGGCGCCCCGGCCGCCACGCGGACTGCCGCGCGGTCCGCGAGCGCCAGGTGTACGTGGCCCACACCGCTCCCGGGAACGTCTGGCTGCACGGCGCCACGACGTCCGACCCCGAGCGGCTGCTCGACCTCGATCTGGCCGCGCTCGGCAGGGGCGAACACCACACGATCGGAACCGTTCTGGGCGGGCGGCCCCACACCGGTGATCCTCTCGCGCTCGTCTGCACCAACGGCAAGCGCGACCGCTGCTGTGCGCTGCTCGGCCGCCCGCTCGCCGCCGAGCTGGCCGCCTCCGGGGTCGAGGGCACCTGGGAGGTCACCCATCTGGGTGGTCACCGCTTCTCCCCGACCCTGCTCGTGCTGCCCTTCGGCTACGTGTACGGCCGCGCCGAGGCCCATCACGTCAAGGAGGTCCTCCAGGGCGTGCGGGAGGGCCGGGTCGTCACCGAGGGGTGCCGCGGAAGCTCCGCCTGGGAACGCCCCGGGCAGGCTGCCGAGCTGGCGGTGCGCACCGAGTCCGGCGAGGACATCGCCGGCGCCCTGACGGTCGTCCGCACGGACGGCACGGCCCCCCGCTGGGACGTCGTCGTCGCCCACACCGACGGCCGCCGCTGGACCGTCACCGTCGCCCAAGGCACCGCCGAGCCGCCCCGCCAGGAAAGCTGCGGTTCCCTCTTGGGCTCCCCCACGAGGATGGATGTACTGGCCGTACGCGAGCTGACACCCGCGACCGTCGTGTAG
- a CDS encoding DUF485 domain-containing protein, which translates to MQSSTGRPRRRGGGSESPVEQHEGHGLASADVRFDDPWYDALASGWGELDGTGGPAPVAADARESRSEGAADVYLEVQRSAAFQEVRSRYRRFVIPGVAVFFTWYVAYVVTATTAPGLMARPVAGAVNVAMLAGLGQFLTTFLFTWAYARHARLRRDRAALDLRWDTQELTRGIRGGAR; encoded by the coding sequence ATGCAGTCAAGCACCGGCCGTCCCCGTCGACGCGGGGGTGGTTCTGAGAGCCCGGTTGAGCAGCACGAGGGGCACGGCCTCGCCAGCGCGGACGTGCGGTTCGACGATCCGTGGTACGACGCGCTGGCCTCCGGCTGGGGGGAGTTGGACGGCACCGGCGGGCCGGCCCCGGTCGCGGCCGACGCGCGGGAGAGCCGGAGCGAGGGCGCGGCGGACGTCTATCTGGAGGTCCAGCGGAGCGCGGCCTTCCAGGAAGTGCGCAGCCGTTACCGCAGGTTCGTGATCCCGGGCGTCGCCGTCTTCTTCACCTGGTACGTGGCCTACGTCGTGACGGCGACCACCGCCCCGGGCCTGATGGCACGGCCGGTGGCGGGCGCGGTGAATGTGGCGATGCTGGCGGGGCTCGGTCAGTTCCTCACGACCTTCCTGTTCACCTGGGCGTACGCGCGCCACGCGCGGCTGCGCCGGGACCGGGCGGCGCTCGATCTGCGCTGGGACACCCAGGAGTTGACGCGCGGCATCAGAGGGGGTGCGCGGTGA